A stretch of DNA from Cellulomonas fengjieae:
GCTGCTGGCCGAGACGGTCCAGGACGCCGCCGACGACCCCGAGGCGGTGCGCCGGTTCGCCGGGCGCATGCAGACGGAGGCGACGCGGCTGTCGGCCCTGGTCCACGAGATCATCGAGCTGTCGCGGCTGCAGGTGGCCGGCGCGCTCGGCCAGGTGGGACTCGTGGACGTCGACCAGGTCGTCTCCGAGGCCGTCGACCGCGCGCGCACGACGGCCGAGGCCAAGAAGGTGCGCCTCGACATCGGCGGCGAGCGCGGCACGCGCGTGCTGGGGCAGCACGACCTGCTGGTGACCGCCGTGCGCAACCTGGTGGACAACGCGGTCGCGTACTCCGGCGAGGCGTCGCGCGTGGGCGTCGGCGTCCGCACCGACGGAGACCTGGTCGAGATCGCGGTGGTCGACGAGGGCATCGGGATCGCCCCGGCCGAGCAGGAGCGGGTGTTCGAGCGGTTCTACCGGGTGGACCAGGCGCGGTCGCGGGACACCGGGGGCACCGGTCTGGGCCTGTCGATCGTCAAGCACGTCGCCGCCGACCACGGTGGCGACGTCACCGTGTGGTCGCAGCCCGGTCGCGGGTCCACGTTCACCCTGCGCCTGCCGCGCGCGGAGGAGCACACGAGCGTGACGGCGCTGCCCGCCACCGACGACGAGGGAGCGCACGTGCGCCGGAGCGCCTCATGACCCGGATCCTGCTGGTCGAGGACGAGGAGTCCTACCGTGACCCGCTGACCTACCAGCTGGAGCGCGAGGGCTTCGAGGTGGTGACCGCGGCGACGGGACCCGAGGCGCTGTCGATGTTCGAGGAGCACGGCGCGGACCTGGTGCTCCTCGACCTCATGCTCCCGGGGCTGCCCGGCACCGAGGTGTGCCGCCGGCTGCGCCTGGTCAGCGACGTGCCCGTCATCATGCTCACGGCCAAGGACGACGAGATCGACAAGGTGGTCGGCCTCGAGCTGGGTGCCGACGACTACGTCACCAAGCCGTACTCGTCGCGCGAGCTCCTGGCCCGCGTCCGGGCGGTGCTGCGCCGCCGGGAGGCCTCGGTCGCCGCGGTCGGCCCGGCGCCCGCCGCGGACGCGGACGCCGACGAGCTCCTGGTGGCCGGTCCGGTGCGGATGGACGTGGAGCGGCACGTCGTGCGCGTGCGCGGCGAGGTCGTGGGGTTCCCGCTCAAGGAGTTCGAGCTGCTCGAGCTCCTGCTGCGCAACGCCGGCCGCGTGCTCACCCGCGGCCAGCTCATCGACCGGGTCTGGGGCTCTGACTACGTCGGCGACACCAAGACGCTCGACGTCCACGTCAAGCGCATCCGCGCCAAGATCGAGGTCGACCCCGGCAACCCCACGCTGCTGCTCACGGTCCGGGGACTGGGCTACAAGCTCACCGACGACGGCGAGTAGCCCTCCGAGGAGTACGGCCACCGTTCACCTGGGGTTCACCCTCTGCCGTCCACCCGGTCACGTCGGCTTCCTACCGTCGGCATCGCCGCGCACACCGGTGCGCCCGATGGACAGGACGGAACACACGTGAAGCTCTCCCTCCACGGCCGGACCGGCGCGATCGCCCTCACGGGCATCCTCGCGCTCACCCTCACGGCCTGCGGATCGGACGACCCCACCGGGTCCGGGAACGCCTCGACCACGCCCGAGCAGTCCACGCTGAGCGGCGAGCTGAACGGCGCCGGCGCCACGTCGCAGGAGAAGGCGATGGACGCCTGGCGCGCCGGGTTCCAGAGCGCCAACCCCGACGTCACCGTCAACTACGACCCCGTCGGTTCCGGCGGCGGGCGCACGCAGTTCCTCGACGGCTCGGTCGAGTTCGCCGGCTCCGACTCGGCGCTGAGCGAGGAGGAGCTCGAGTCCGCCACCGCCACGTGCGGCACCGAGGCGGTCGACCTGCCCGTGTACATCAGCCCGATCGCGGTCGTCTTCAACCTCGAGGGCATCAGCGAGCTGAACCTGTCGGCCGCCACCCTCGCGGGCATCTTCGACAACACGATCACGACCTGGGACGCGCCGCAGATCGCGGCGGAGAACCCGGGTGTGACCCTCCCGGCGACGGCCATCACGCCGGTGCACCGCTCGGACGAGTCGGGCACGACGAAGAACTTCACCGACTACCTGGCCGACGCGTCGGGTGGCGCGTGGGCGTACGAGGCGGACGGCAACTGGCCGGTCGAGGGTGGTGAGTCGGCGCAGGGCACCTCGGGCGTCATCCAGACGGTCCAGGGCGGCGAGGGCACCATCTCGTACGCCGACAACTCCGCGGTCGGCACGCTCGGCGTGGCCAGCATCCAGGTGGGCGAGGAGTGGGTCGCCCCGTCGGAGGAGGGCGCCGCGGCCGCGGTCGACGCCTCGCCGCGCGACGAGGAGCGTCCCGAGCACGACATCGTCATCGAGATCGACCGCGAGACGACCGCGGCCGGTGCGTACCCGCTGATCCTCATCTCCTACGGCCTGGCGTGCCTGCAGTACGACACCGCCGAGAAGGCCGACCTGGTGAAGGGCTTCTTCGGCTACGTCGTCAGCGCCGAGGGGCAGGCCGCCGCCGAGGAGGCCGCGGGCTCCGCGCCGCTGTCCGACACGCTGCGCGCCGACGTCCAGGCCGCGATCGACGCGATCACCGCGGCGGCCTGACGCCCCTGAGCGGTGGGGGTGGTCACGCCGCCCCCACCACCCCGCCGGTGGCGGTCCGTCTCGGGGGGAGACGGGACGCCACCGGCGGACGCACGACCCACGACGAGACGCAGGAGAGACGTGACCAGCACCCAGAGCCCGCCGACGCCGAGCACGGCGCTCGAGCCGCCGGCCGTGCGGCGGCGCACCCGCGTGGTCGACCGCGGCGCCAGCAAGGCGTTCCGGTGGACCGCCACGGGGGCCGGTGCCCTCATCCTCCTGGTGCTCGTCGCGGTCGCCGCCTTCCTCGTGCTGCGTGCGTGGCCGGCGCTGACCACCCCGGCGGCCGAGCTGACCGAGAAGGTCAGCTGGATGGGCGACGCGACGTCGCTGGTCGCGTTCGTCGGACCCCTGATCTTCGGGACGATCCTCGCGGCGGCGCTGGCCCTGGTGATCGCCACGCCGGTCGCCCTGGGCATCGCGCTGTTCATCTCCCACTACGCACCGCGCCGGCTGGCCGCCGGCCTGGGCTACCTGGTCGACCTGCTCGCCGCCATCCCGTCCGTCGTCTACGGCCTGTGGGGGGCCTTGGTGCTGGCGCCGATGGTCAAGCCCGTCTGGGCGTGGCTGAACGAGTACCTGGGCTTCATCCCGTTCTTCGCGGGCACGGCCTCCCCGACCGCGCGGGTGCTCCTGACGGTGGGGATCGTGCTCGCGGTGATGATCCTGCCGATCATCACCGCGGTCAGCCGCGAGGTGTTCCTGCAGACCCCGCGCCTGCACGAGGAGGCCGCGCTGGCGCTGGGCGCCACCCGCTGGGAGATGGTGCGGACGGCCGTGCTGCCCTTCGCGCGCTCCGGGATCGTGTCCGCCGCGATGCTGGGGCTCGGCCGTGCGCTCGGCGAGACCATGGCCGTCCTGATGATCCTGTCGCCCGGCTTCCTCTACTCGTTCGAGCTGCTCGCCGCGGGTCAGCAGCAGACGATCGCCGCCAACATCGCGGCCCAGTTCCCCGAGGCGAACCCGCTCGGCGTCTCCGCCCTGATCGCCACGGGCCTCGCGCTGTTCGTCATCACGCTGCTCGTCAACATGGCCGCCCGCGCGATCGTCGCGCGCCGCAAGGACTTCTCGGGAGCCAACTGATGACCGCCCCCGCCGTCGGCACCACCGACAACGTCGAGCTGCGCGCCCTGCTGCGCCAGGTGGACCCCCGCAGGCACCGCACGGACCGCGTCATGCGGGTCCTGATCACCGGCGCCTTCGTGGTGGCGATGCTGCCGCTGGTCTCGGTCACCTGGACCGTGCTCGCCAACGGCTTCGAGCGGTTCGACGTGTACTTCCTCACGCACTCGATGCGTGGGGTGTTCGGCGGCATGGACGCGGGCGGGATCTACCACGCCATCGTCGGCACCCTGGAGGTCACGCTCTTCGCGACGCTGATCTCGGTGCCCATCGGCCTGCTCACGGCGATCTACCTGGTGGAGTACGGGCGCGGCGCGCTGGCCCGCGCGGTGACGTTCTTCGTCGACGTGATGACCGGCATCCCGTCGATCGTCGCCGGCCTGTTCGCCTACGCGCTGTTCGCCGTGCTGCTCGGCCCGGGGATCCGGATGGGTGCCGTGGGCTCGGTCGCCCTGAGCGTGCTGATGATCCCGGTCGTCGTGCGCTCCTGCGAGGAGATGCTCCGGCTGGTCCCCAACGAGCTGCGGGAGGCGGCTCTCGCCCTGGGCGTCCCCCGCTGGCTGGTGGTCGTCAAGGTCGTGCTGCGCACCGCGGTGGCCGGCATCGGCACCGGCATCACCCTCGCCATCGCCCGCGTGATCGGGGAGACCGCCCCGCTGCTCATCACCGTCGGCGTCATCGACTCGATCAACTTCAACCTGTTCGAGGGCCGGATGATGACGCTCCCGGTCTACGTCTACCGGCAGTACTCGCAGGGCCTGGTGCCGTGCACCCCTGGCGCCGCCGACTGCATCACGACCATCAACTACGACCGCGCCTGGGCTGCCGCGCTGACGCTGATCCTCATCGTCATGCTGCTCAACCTGCTCGGCCGCCTCATCACCCGCTTCTTCGCCCCCAAGAACCTCGGCTGAAAGACACCCCCATGGCACAGCGCATCGACGTCAAGGACCTGAACATCTACTACGGCGACTTCCGGGCCGTGGCCGACGTGGCGATGTCCGTCGAGCCCCGCTCGGTGACGGCGTTCATCGGCCCCTCCGGCTGCGGGAAGTCGACCTTCCTGCGCACGCTGAACCGGATGCACGAGGTCATCCCCGGGGCGCACGTGCAGGGCACCGTGGCGATGGACGGCGTGGACCTGTACGGCACCGACATCGACCCGGTGGCGGTCCGCCGCCAGGTGGGCATGGTGTTCCAGCGCCCCAACCCCTTCCCCACCATGTCGATCGCCGAGAACGTGCTGGCGGGCATCCGGCTGAACAACCGGCGCATCTCCAAGGGGGACGCGCAGGACGTCGTCGAGGCCTCGCTGCGCGGCGCCAACCTGTGGAACGAGGTCAAGGACCGCCTCGACCGCCCGGGCTCCGGGCTGTCGGGCGGTCAGCAGCAGCGGCTGTGCATCGCGCGCGCCATCGCGGTCAAGCCCCAGGTGCTCCTGATGGACGAGCCGTGCTCCGCCCTGGACCCGATCTCGACGCTGGCGATCGAGGACCTCATCGCCGAGCTCAAGTCGGACTACACGATCGTGATCGTCACGCACAACATGCAGCAGGCCGCGCGCGTCTCGGACCGGACGGCGTTCTTCAACCTCGCCGCGACGGGGGAGCCGGGCCGGCTGGTCGAGATCGACGACACGTCGACCATCTTCTCCTCGCCGCGCGAGAAGGCGACGGAGGACTACATCTCGGGCCGCTTCGGCTGAGTGCGGGCACGCAGCAGGGGCCGTCCCGTGGGGCGGCCCCTGCTGGTGCGTGCGGGTCAGCTGGTGGGGCTGGGGACCGCCGTCGCGTACTCCGGGAGCGTGCCGTCGAGCACCGGCACCTCGACGGAGATCGAGCCGTCCTGAGGCGTCGACAGCGTCACGGACACGGTGGAACCCGGGGCGGCCTCGAGCACGGGGAACGTCACCTCGGCGAAGCCGTCCTCGGGGTTGCGGCCCACGCCGAGGAGCACGGTCTCCTTGGCACCGACCGTCACGATGGTCTCGTCGTCGCCGATGGCGACGGTGACCAGGCGGTCCTCGGAACCGTCGTTGATCAGGCCGCCCTGCATCGCGCCCGGGTCGCCCTCGGCCGCGGAGAGCACCAGGAGGTTGCTGCCCACCACGTCGCCGAGCGTGACGCGCACGCCGTCGGACGCGGAGTACTTGGCCTGCGTGGTGATGGGGTTCGTCGCGGAGCAGCCCGCGAGCACCAGGCCGACGGCGGCGGCGCCGGCGACGAGGGCGGCAGCCCGGAGGGTGCGGGGGCGGGGCGAGGTCACGGTGACTCCTCGGGACGTCGGGCGCGGCGGGCTGGTCGGCGGTGCTCCGCCGGTGCAAGCCTAGCCGCCGCCCGCGGGGCCGACCGGTCCGCCGGACGTGACGCGTGCCGGTGCGGGCGCCGTCCCCGCGGCTCGTCCGCCCGCTCGGGGCGCTCGCGGACGCGCCGGCGTCCTGCCGATGACCTGCCGATGACCTGCGCAGATGGCGGTATTCACGCGGCAAACCGGGAAAATGGGCGTGGTAGGATACCCCTCTGCGAAAGGGGACACCTGCAGATGACTTTCACTGTTGGGGAGACCGTTGTCTATCCGCACCATGGTGCGGCATTGATCGAAGAGATCAGGACCAGGACCATCCGCGGCGAGGACAAGCTCTACCTCAAGCTCAAGGTCGCTCAGGGAGATCTCACCATCGAGGTTCCCGCTGAGAACGTGGACCTGGTCGGTGTGCGTGACGTCGTCGGTCAGGAAGGTCTCGACAAGGTGTTCGAGGTCCTCCGGGCGCCGTACACGGAGGAGCCGACCAACTGGTCGCGCCGCTACAAGGCGAACCTCGAGAAGCTCGCGTCGGGCGACGTCATCAAGGTGGCGGAGGTCGTCCGCGACCTGTCGCGCCGCGACGCCGACCGCGGCCTGTCCGCGGGAGAGAAGCGCATGCTCGCCAAGGCCCGCCAGATCCTCGTCTCGGAGCTCGCACTCGCCGAGCACACCGAGGAGGAGAAGGCCGAAGCGATCCTCGACGAGGTCCTCGCGTCCTGACGTGAGCGTCGCTGCGGTCCTGACTGCCGCCGGGAGCGGCAGCAGGCTCGGTCATTCCCTCCCGAAGGCCCTCGTGCCTCTGGGAGGCCAGTCGCTCGTCGCGCACGCTGCCCGGAACCTGCTGGCAGCGCGCGCGGCGGGCGACGATCGCGTCCGGGTGCTTGTGGTCACGGCGCCCGCGTTCCACGTCGACGCCATCGCGCGCGAGCTCGCCGACCTGACGGACCAGGTCGCCCTGCTCGTCGTCGCCGGTGGGGCCACCCGGCAGGCGTCCGTCGCGGCCGGGCTGGCCGCCCTCGTGGCGGATCCGCGCGGCGCCGAGGCGGACGTCGTGCTCGTGCACGACGCGGCCCGACCCCTCGCGCCCGCGTCCCTGGTCGCCCGCGTCATCGACGCGGTGCGCGACGGTCACCCCGCGGTGGTCCCCGGCGTGCCGGTCACGGACACCATCAAGCGGGTCGCGCCCCACCGCGGCGTCACCGTCGAGCCGGTCCTGGAGACGGTTCCCCGCACGGTGCTGCGCGCCATCCAGACGCCGCAGGGGTTCACCACGGAGCTGTTGCTGCGGGCGCACGCGCACGGCGCCGAGGACGCGCACGACGAGGCCCTGTCCGCCTCCGACGACGCGGGACTGGTCGAGCGCCTGGGCGAGCCCGTGTGGGTGGTCGCGGGCGACGCGCGCGCGGCGAAGATCACGACCCTGCGCGACCTGCAGGTCGCGGACCTGCCGACGGAGAGCGACGAGTGAGCACACTGCCCCGCACGGGGATCGGCATCGACGTGCACGCGTACGCCCCCGAGCCTGCCTCGGGCGCCCCGTCGGAGCCCGTCCTGCACCTGGCGGGCCTCGCGTGGCCGGGGGAGCGGCCCCTGGCGGGACACTCCGACGCCGACGTCGCGGCGCACGCCGCCGCGGACGCGCTGCTGTCCGCCGCGGGCCTGGGCGACCTCGGGTCGAACTTCGGCACCTCCGAGCCGCGGTGGGCCGGAGCCTCCGGGGCGGTCCTGCTCGGTGAGGCCGCGCAGCGCGTGCGCGCGGCCGGGTTCGTCATCGGCAACGTCGCCGTCCAGGTGATCGGCAACCGGCCGAAGATCGGTCAGCGGCGGTCGGAGGCGGAGTCGGTGCTGTCCGCCGCCGTGGGTGCGCCGGTCAGCGTCTCGGCCACGACCACCGACGGGCTCGGGCTGACCGGACGCGGCGAGGGTGTCGCGGCCATCGCCACCGCGCTGGTCGTGGGCGCGTCGGACTGACTCGGCCCTGCCGTCGGCGTGCGCCGGCGCGTGCTGCCCAGCAGCACGCCCACGATCACCAGCGCGCCCCAGGCCAGCTCGGTCGGTGACGTCCGCTCCCGCAGCAGGAGCCACGACGCGCCGATGCCCACCACGGGCACGAGCATGGAGAACGGGGCCACCGTGCTCGACGGGTACCGGCCCATGAGCGCGGACCACAGGCCGGACCCGATCAGCGTCGCGACGACGACCGTGAACGCGAGCCCGGCCACGGCGAGCAGCCCCTGAGCGCTGTCCAGCCCGCGGAACGACTCCGCGATCCGTGCCGGACCCTCGATCGTCAGCGACAGCACCAGGAGGGGCAGCGGCGGGACGACGGACATCCAGAGCATGAGCCGGAACGGCTCGCCCGGGTCCGCCTGCATGGCGAGCCGGTTGCCGAGGTTGCCGACGGCCCAGCCGAGCCCGCCGCACAGGGTCAGCAGGACCGGCAGCAGCGCCGCGCCGCCGTCCAGGCTCGCGCGGTGCACCGCGATGCCTGCGAGGCCGGCGACGGCCAGCAGGATCCCGGCGACCTGCCGGGCCGTGAGCCGTTCGCGCAGGAACGCGCCGGCCAGCAGGACGGTGAAGGGCGCCGACGACTGGAGCACGAGCGACGCCAGGCCCGTCGGCATGCCGCTGGACATCGCCAGGTAGAGGAAGGCGAACTGGAGCACGCCGAACCCGAGGCCGTACAGGGTGATCCACCGCCATGGCGCGGCGGGGCGGGACACCAGCAGCACGGTCGGGACGGCGATGAGCGTGAACCGGAGTGCGACCAGGAAGAAGGGCGGGAACTGCTCGAGCGACACGTGGATCGCGGGGAAGTTCAGGCCCCAGCAGACGGCGACGAGGACGGCGAGCAGGCGGTCGCGGATCGGCACGGACCGAGCATGCGCCGGTGGGGCGCCGGCGCACCAGCGTTTTGGCGCCGCGGGCCCGCACGCGGGTGCTCGGTGAGCTCCGCGCGACGGCTCCGCCCGGCGACACGGACCACTCCCGGCGTGTCTTCGGGGGGTCCCCGGCGCGTCCGAAATGGGGGGTAGCGTCCGGTCCTCCCGGGCAGGTACCGTCCCCGCGTGACACAGTCGTCGGAGGCCAGGACCGAGGCGCTCCCCGTCGTCGTGGGAGCGCTCACACACCGTCTGCCCGCCCGTCCGGCCGGGAACCACCCCGTCCGGGTCCGGGTCCGTGTCCCGCTCGACGTCCTCGAGGCGACGAGCGCCGGGCTGCGCGGGCTGGACGACAAGCGCCGCAGCGAGGCGGCAGAGAATCCGCCCTCGCCCCCGTCGCAGGGGGGCTGACCGAGGGCGGGACCGACGCGCCACGGCGCGCCGTGGCCGAGCCGGGGAGGCTCGGCCACGGAGGTGGTGCTCAAGCCCGCGCGGTCGGGGAGCCCCACGCGGACACCGTGTCAGGCAGTGGCGAGGCTGCCCGTCCCCTAGGGGATCAGGATGAGCTTGCCGGCGCTGTGCCCGGCCATGCCGTCGCGGTGCGCACGGGCCGCGTCCACGAGGGGGTAGGTGCGCGCCACGCGCACGTCGAGCGTGCCGTCGGAGGCGAGCTCCGCGAGCTGGGCACGCGCGGCCTCCCGCACGGCGGTGCCGGGGTCCGCGCCGGCCCCGCCACCGAGGGCCTTGATGCCGAGGTCGCGGGCGCGGGCGAAGCCGGCGATCGTCGCGACCCGGGCCCGGTCGGCCACCAGCTTCACGGAGGTGTCCAGCGCCTCGTCCGTGCCCACGGTGTCGATCGCCACGGTCACGGGGCCCGTCTGGCGGGCGGCCTCCTGGATCCGGTCGAGCAGACCCTCGCCGTACGCGACCGGCGTCGCACCCAGGTCACGCAGGTCGTCGTGGTGCCGCGGCGAGGCGGTCGCGATCACTCGTGCGCCCCGCAGGACCGCGAGCTGCACGACCATCCGGCCGACGCCGCCGGACCCGCCGTGCACGAGCACGACGTCGCCGTCCCGAGCCGCGGTCGCGGTCAGGGTGTGCACGGCCGTGGTCCCCGCCAGCAGGAGCCCGGCGGCCGCCGGCCAGTCGAGGGCGGGCGGTCGGCGGACGGTCACCTGCTCGGACACCACGATCTGGTCGGCGTAGCCGCCGCGCACCCGCCAGGCGATGACCTCGTCACCGGGCGTCAGCCAGCGCACCGACGGGCCCACGGCGCTGACCACCCCGGACACCTCGTAGCCCAGGCGCATCGGCAGCTTGGCGGGGTCGGTGCCGTACACCCCGGCGTAGCCCTTCCAGTCGGTCGGGTTGACGCCCGCAGCGCGCACGTCGAGGAGGACGTTCCCCGGACCGGGCTCGCCGGGGTCGACGTCGATGACGCGCAGGACGTCCGGACCGCCGTACGCGCTCGCGACGACGGCTCTGCTGGTGAGGGCCACCGGCACACTCTGCACCGTTCGCCGGTCCAGGACCAGAGTGCAACCGACCCCAGCGGCCTCGTCACCCCGTCGAGTGAGCGCCTGCGCTCACGCCACGGGCAGCCACACCCGCATCGTCGACGGCCCGCGGTTGGCCCAGTCGTGGTAGGCGGTCAGCGGGACGTCCGTGCGGGTCACGGGCTGCTCCGGGTGCGCCGACCCGTACGGCCAGGCGACATCGGCCGGTGCCGTCGTGCGCAGCGTCGCGAGGACCCGCCCGTCCACCTCCCGCAGCCCCGCGCCGACGTCGAGCCGCACACCCGAGACGTCGGCGTGCCCCGCCAGGTCGACGGACTCCAGGCACAGGACCTCCGGGCCGCGCTCGACGGCGACGCACCCGCGGACGGCGTCGATGCGCGGGTCGGGGTGGGAGATGCGGGGGTGCATCGGCAGGTGGAGCTCGACCACGTCGCCGGCGGCGAACCGCCGTCGGACGGACACGGTCCCCGGGGGTGCCGGCTGGGCGGCGTCGGGCGTGCGCAGGGTCGCTCCGCGCGCCCAGGCGGGGACGCGCAGCGTGAGCGTCCAGGGCCGGTCCTCTGCGCTGACCACCGTCGCCCGGACCACCCCCTCGCGGGGGTAGTCGGTCTCGACGTCGAGCTCGACGCGGCGACCGTCGGCCAGGCGGGTGCGGATGCGGGCGGGGGCGTACTGGTGCAGCTGGAGGCCGTCGTCGTCGGTGGTCGCCACGTACGCCGCGAGGCTCGCCAGCGTGCGGGCGACGTTGGGCGGGCAGCAGGAGACCGCGAACCACGGCGCCCGCAGCGACGACGACGCCCGGGGGCTCGGCGCGTCCGCGGGTGGCACCGTCCCCGGGACCCGCTGGTGCAGCGTGTTCGTGTAGTAGTACGCGGTTCCCTCGTGCGACGGCGAGGTGGCGACCACGTTGTAGAGCGTCCGCTCGATCAGGTCGGCGTACCGCGGCAGGCCCTGGGCCAGCAGCAGGCGCCACGAGAACATCACGGAGCCGACGCCCGCGCAGGTCTCGCTGTAGGCACGGTCGGCGGGCAGGACGAAGTCCTCGCCGAACGACTCGCCCTCGTGCTGCGAGCCCTGCCCGCCCGTGACGTAGGTGCGGCGGGCGACGGTGTTCTCCCACTGCGTCGTCAGCGCCGCGAGCAGCCCCTCGTCCGCGGTCTCCACGGCGACGTCGACCGCCCCCGCCGCCAGGTAGTTCGCCCGCACGGCATGCCCTCGCAGGACCGTCGCGTCCCGCACCGGCACGTCGTCCTGGTAGTACGCGCGGCCCAGGCCGACGTCCGCCAGCGTGCCCGTGCCGCGGCGCTCGACGAACAGCGCGGCCTGCTCGACGTAGCGGCGGGCGGTCGTCCGGCCCAGCTCGACCAGCGCGGGCTCGACCTCCGGGTGCCCGCAGACCGACGCGACGCCGCCCGGCCCGAACGTCTCGACCACGTGGTCCGCCGCGCGCAGGGCGATCCCCAGCAGGCCGTCGTCGGCGTCGGGACGCGTCCGCGCCCGGGCCACCGCCGCCTGGAACAGGTGGCCGTAGCAGTAGAGCTCGTGGCCCCACTCGAGGTCGCTGTAGCGGGGGCGCTGACCGGGCCGGCCGAAGTTCGTGTTGAGGTAGCCGTCGGGCTCCTGGGCGGCGCCCACCCTGCCGACGATCGCGCGGAACCGGGCGTCGAGGACCTCGTCGTCGGTGCGGCCGACCTCCCAGGCCATGGCCTCGAGCAGCTTGTAGACCTCGGAGTCGGAGAACTCCCGTCCGGCGCGGCGACCGGCCGACGTCCCGGCCGCGGCCGCGTCGAAGTTGCCGATCCAGCCCTCCCGCTCCATCCAGTGCTCGATGTGCCCGAGGCTCGCGGTGGCGTTGACGGCCTGCCGCTGCGCCCAGAAGCCACCGGTGATCTGCACCTCGTCGAGCCCGAGCGGA
This window harbors:
- a CDS encoding sensor histidine kinase is translated as MSGIDDGLMLLLAGGLGLLVGVWATLAFRWSERSQREVPAQPAPVLDDGLVRVLTVLRSAAVVLDESDRVVRASAPAHAMGIVRDGRIAPAAIRDLVAAVRRDGVIRDEVLEVPRGPVGPGTLMVQVRVAQVSAAHLVVLAEDLTQARRLEAIRRDFVVNVSHELKTPVGALALLAETVQDAADDPEAVRRFAGRMQTEATRLSALVHEIIELSRLQVAGALGQVGLVDVDQVVSEAVDRARTTAEAKKVRLDIGGERGTRVLGQHDLLVTAVRNLVDNAVAYSGEASRVGVGVRTDGDLVEIAVVDEGIGIAPAEQERVFERFYRVDQARSRDTGGTGLGLSIVKHVAADHGGDVTVWSQPGRGSTFTLRLPRAEEHTSVTALPATDDEGAHVRRSAS
- a CDS encoding response regulator transcription factor; this translates as MTRILLVEDEESYRDPLTYQLEREGFEVVTAATGPEALSMFEEHGADLVLLDLMLPGLPGTEVCRRLRLVSDVPVIMLTAKDDEIDKVVGLELGADDYVTKPYSSRELLARVRAVLRRREASVAAVGPAPAADADADELLVAGPVRMDVERHVVRVRGEVVGFPLKEFELLELLLRNAGRVLTRGQLIDRVWGSDYVGDTKTLDVHVKRIRAKIEVDPGNPTLLLTVRGLGYKLTDDGE
- the pstS gene encoding phosphate ABC transporter substrate-binding protein PstS; the protein is MKLSLHGRTGAIALTGILALTLTACGSDDPTGSGNASTTPEQSTLSGELNGAGATSQEKAMDAWRAGFQSANPDVTVNYDPVGSGGGRTQFLDGSVEFAGSDSALSEEELESATATCGTEAVDLPVYISPIAVVFNLEGISELNLSAATLAGIFDNTITTWDAPQIAAENPGVTLPATAITPVHRSDESGTTKNFTDYLADASGGAWAYEADGNWPVEGGESAQGTSGVIQTVQGGEGTISYADNSAVGTLGVASIQVGEEWVAPSEEGAAAAVDASPRDEERPEHDIVIEIDRETTAAGAYPLILISYGLACLQYDTAEKADLVKGFFGYVVSAEGQAAAEEAAGSAPLSDTLRADVQAAIDAITAAA
- the pstC gene encoding phosphate ABC transporter permease subunit PstC, coding for MTSTQSPPTPSTALEPPAVRRRTRVVDRGASKAFRWTATGAGALILLVLVAVAAFLVLRAWPALTTPAAELTEKVSWMGDATSLVAFVGPLIFGTILAAALALVIATPVALGIALFISHYAPRRLAAGLGYLVDLLAAIPSVVYGLWGALVLAPMVKPVWAWLNEYLGFIPFFAGTASPTARVLLTVGIVLAVMILPIITAVSREVFLQTPRLHEEAALALGATRWEMVRTAVLPFARSGIVSAAMLGLGRALGETMAVLMILSPGFLYSFELLAAGQQQTIAANIAAQFPEANPLGVSALIATGLALFVITLLVNMAARAIVARRKDFSGAN
- the pstA gene encoding phosphate ABC transporter permease PstA encodes the protein MTAPAVGTTDNVELRALLRQVDPRRHRTDRVMRVLITGAFVVAMLPLVSVTWTVLANGFERFDVYFLTHSMRGVFGGMDAGGIYHAIVGTLEVTLFATLISVPIGLLTAIYLVEYGRGALARAVTFFVDVMTGIPSIVAGLFAYALFAVLLGPGIRMGAVGSVALSVLMIPVVVRSCEEMLRLVPNELREAALALGVPRWLVVVKVVLRTAVAGIGTGITLAIARVIGETAPLLITVGVIDSINFNLFEGRMMTLPVYVYRQYSQGLVPCTPGAADCITTINYDRAWAAALTLILIVMLLNLLGRLITRFFAPKNLG
- the pstB gene encoding phosphate ABC transporter ATP-binding protein PstB, with translation MAQRIDVKDLNIYYGDFRAVADVAMSVEPRSVTAFIGPSGCGKSTFLRTLNRMHEVIPGAHVQGTVAMDGVDLYGTDIDPVAVRRQVGMVFQRPNPFPTMSIAENVLAGIRLNNRRISKGDAQDVVEASLRGANLWNEVKDRLDRPGSGLSGGQQQRLCIARAIAVKPQVLLMDEPCSALDPISTLAIEDLIAELKSDYTIVIVTHNMQQAARVSDRTAFFNLAATGEPGRLVEIDDTSTIFSSPREKATEDYISGRFG
- a CDS encoding CarD family transcriptional regulator produces the protein MTFTVGETVVYPHHGAALIEEIRTRTIRGEDKLYLKLKVAQGDLTIEVPAENVDLVGVRDVVGQEGLDKVFEVLRAPYTEEPTNWSRRYKANLEKLASGDVIKVAEVVRDLSRRDADRGLSAGEKRMLAKARQILVSELALAEHTEEEKAEAILDEVLAS
- the ispD gene encoding 2-C-methyl-D-erythritol 4-phosphate cytidylyltransferase; the protein is MSVAAVLTAAGSGSRLGHSLPKALVPLGGQSLVAHAARNLLAARAAGDDRVRVLVVTAPAFHVDAIARELADLTDQVALLVVAGGATRQASVAAGLAALVADPRGAEADVVLVHDAARPLAPASLVARVIDAVRDGHPAVVPGVPVTDTIKRVAPHRGVTVEPVLETVPRTVLRAIQTPQGFTTELLLRAHAHGAEDAHDEALSASDDAGLVERLGEPVWVVAGDARAAKITTLRDLQVADLPTESDE
- a CDS encoding EamA family transporter, which encodes MPIRDRLLAVLVAVCWGLNFPAIHVSLEQFPPFFLVALRFTLIAVPTVLLVSRPAAPWRWITLYGLGFGVLQFAFLYLAMSSGMPTGLASLVLQSSAPFTVLLAGAFLRERLTARQVAGILLAVAGLAGIAVHRASLDGGAALLPVLLTLCGGLGWAVGNLGNRLAMQADPGEPFRLMLWMSVVPPLPLLVLSLTIEGPARIAESFRGLDSAQGLLAVAGLAFTVVVATLIGSGLWSALMGRYPSSTVAPFSMLVPVVGIGASWLLLRERTSPTELAWGALVIVGVLLGSTRRRTPTAGPSQSDAPTTSAVAMAATPSPRPVSPSPSVVVAETLTGAPTAADSTDSASDRR